In Prochlorococcus marinus XMU1404, the sequence GCGAGAATAGTATTCATAACTGCTTCATAATTTTCACTTTTTCTATTAGTTAAACTTTCCGCAATTACAGAACCTAAAAGACCGCTGATAACACCACCAATTGAGGGGTGAATGCCAACCGCTAAGGCTAAAGCAAGTCCAGGCAAAACACAATGAGAGATTAAATTAACTTGTAATAATCTCTTATGAGTGATTAATACAGTTCCCATTGCTGGACATAAGATCCCTGAGAAAATAGTTATTATTAATGGGACAAGCCACCAGTTGTTATTAATAAAAGACATTATTCGAATGATTCGGTATGATCAAAAATACGGGACAAAAAAAGATTTCGGAAACAATGGTAACTAAGTCTGACATTACCAAAAGACAAGAACAACTTCTTGAAGAACTTAATAAATGCGAGGATGAATTGAGTGGTCAAGAGTTGCATAGACAATTGATAGAAAGCGGAAAGGCTATGGGACTGACGACTGTTTACAGGAATCTTCAAGCTCTGATAAAGCATGGCTTAATACGTTCTAGACATCTCCCAACAGGAGAGGTTCTCTACACTCCCGTAGATAGAGATATTCATCATTTGACCTGTGTTCAATGTGGTGAGACATCAAAAATGGAAGGATGCCCGGTAAAAGATATTCAGACACCCAAAACAAACCCAA encodes:
- a CDS encoding Fur family transcriptional regulator — protein: MIKNTGQKKISETMVTKSDITKRQEQLLEELNKCEDELSGQELHRQLIESGKAMGLTTVYRNLQALIKHGLIRSRHLPTGEVLYTPVDRDIHHLTCVQCGETSKMEGCPVKDIQTPKTNPKQFQLLFHTLEYFGLCQNCYQAQN